The following proteins are encoded in a genomic region of Garra rufa chromosome 22, GarRuf1.0, whole genome shotgun sequence:
- the chadlb gene encoding chondroadherin-like b, giving the protein MFSLPTLPVIILLALKFHTAQSGKCPKYCVCDNIQLTVACVNKNLTEVPPTIDEITVKLDLRGNDMQELPTGAFTHTPYLTHLSLQNSNIRRVREGAFRRLGRLVLLNLANNKIEILFQESFDGLSSLKQLIIDRNRVEEIQPGAFSQLGLLNLLSLTHNQLVYLPNMVFQGLQNIKWLRLSHNSLNYLATEAFAGLFTLTRLSLDNNELQFFPTETMTRLPEVTRLELSYNPMTFLGEECVSMAKLTHLFLDHNSLQDFSNAAILLSPRLAHLDLSHNQLRVLQPMAPGSPKLTRLNLAGNPIYCSCYMRPLREWAIRERVRLGGTCGGPAHLSGENLEAVQPVDLRCQSQEAMLKAELEELSRLPTLPTTPPPDKVKCPANCQCEAENHHSSCENKGLTKIPRGFSPDMRLLDLRGNHFHYIPANSFPGTAEVVSLHLQRCKIHEVEDGAFNGMKNLVYLYLSENDLTSLSPEAFKGLPHLTYLHLEKNRFTQFPKGAFKLLPGLLALHMENNAITKLEAGLLTGAEKLRGLYLTSNAITAVAPRVFDPAPDLDTLHLGSNKLKEVPSEALSKARSLAELNLSHNPIRWIGAGVFQSVAGTLKHLYLNHMGLEKVSKDSLAGLGSGLRSLFLEGNHLEELPDLRPLTGLEVINLAENPLLCDCPLLPLRKWIDQVNLKVRATCGHPPELRGQRVKDVHVFKSCPGEKPPPDQHPKPTKATKTESALISPPKVIKIVKAKGKPRKSAKPNTVQKSTMKKRKSV; this is encoded by the exons ATAACAGTAAAGCTCGACCTGAGAGGAAATGACATGCAGGAGCTTCCTACAGGGGCGTTCACGCACACCCCTTACCTCACACACCTGTCACTGCAGAACAGTAACATCCGTAGGGTGCGGGAAGGAGCTTTCCGTAGACTTGGCCGGCTGGTTTTACTCAACCTGGCCAACAATAAGATTGAGATCCTGTTCCAG GAGTCATTTGATGGGCTTTCATCGTTGAAGCAGCTAATTATTGACCGAAACAGAGTGGAGGAGATCCAGCCTGGAGCTTTTTCACAACTTGGCCTTCTCAACCTGCTCTCCCTCACACACAACCAATTGGTGTACTTACCGAACATGGTGTTTCAGGGTTTGCAGAATATCAAATGGCTTCGTCTCAGTCACAATTCCCTTAATTATCTGGCAACAGAGGCATTTGCTGGCCTTTTCACTCTTACTCGTTTGAGCCTGGATAACAACGAATTGCAGTTTTTTCCCACAGAGACAATGACGAG ACTTCCAGAAGTAACTCGCTTAGAGCTAAGCTACAACCCCATGACCTTCCTCGGAGAGGAGTGTGTATCTATGGCCAAACTCACTCACCTCTTTCTGGATCATAACTCCCTGCAGGATTTTTCAAACGCAGCTATCCTGCTTTCTCCTCGTCTCGCTCATCTGGACCTAAGCCATAACCAGCTGCGCGTCCTGCAGCCAATGGCCCCCGGCTCTCCCAAACTGACTCGACTCAATCTGGCAGGCAACCCCATCTACTGCAGCTGCTACATGCGGCCTCTCCGAGAGTGGGCGATACGGGAGCGCGTTCGCTTGGGTGGTACGTGTGGAGGTCCTGCACATCTGTCCGGTGAGAATCTGGAGGCGGTACAGCCCGTTGATTTGCGCTGTCAGAGCCAGGAGGCCATGCTGAAGGCTGAGCTGGAGGAGCTGAGCAGACTGCCCACACTGCCCACAACACCACCCCCAGATAAAGTCAAATGCCCAGCCAACTGTCAGTGTGAG GCTGAGAACCACCACTCATCTTGTGAAAATAAAGGCCTCACCAAGATCCCTCGTGGTTTTTCACCAGACATGCGCTTGTTGGACTTGCGGGGCAACCATTTCCACTACATTCCCGCAAACAGTTTCCCAGGCACTGCGGAAGTGGTTTCCCTTCACTTGCAGCGCTGCAAGATCCATGAGGTAGAAGATGGAGCTTTCAACGGTATGAAGAATCTGGTCTACCTCTACCTCTCAGAAAATGACCTCACTTCATTGAGTCCAGAGGCATTCAAGGGGTTGCCCCATCTTACTTACCTCCATCTGGAGAAGAATCGTTTTACCCAGTTTCCTAAAGGAGCATTCAAGCTGTTACCTGGTCTGCTGGCTCTGCACATGGAGAATAATGCCATTACTAAACTTGAAGCAGGGCTTCTGACAGGTGCTGAGAAACTGAGGGGCCTCTATCTGACTTCCAATGCCATCACAGCGGTTGCACCCAGGGTCTTTGATCCTGCACCTGACTTGGATACTCTTCATCTAGGCAGCAACAAACTGAAGGAGGTTCCGAGTGAGGCCCTTTCGAAAGCCCGAAGTCTAGCAGAGCTTAATCTCTCCCATAACCCTATTCGCTGGATTGGAGCAGGGGTTTTTCAGTCAGTTGCTGGCACTCTTAAACACCTTTACCTTAATCATATGGGTTTAGAAAAG GTCTCTAAAGATTCGCTAGCAGGACTAGGGTCTGGTCTGAGGAGTCTGTTTCTTGAAGGAAACCACCTTGAGGAGCTGCCGGACTTAAGGCCACTCACAGGACTTGAGGTCATAAACTTGGCAGAGAATCCACTGCTCTGTGATTGTCCATTGTTGCCTCTTCGCAA GTGGATCGACCAGGTGAATCTGAAGGTCAGAGCCACCTGTGGCCACCCACCAGAACTCAGAGGTCAACGAGTCAAGGACGTCCATGTTTTTAAGAGCTGCCCAGGGGAAAAGCCTCCTCCTGATCAGCACCCAAAACCAACCAAGGCCACAAAAACTGAATCTGCTCTTATCAGTCCTCCAAAAGTCATCAAAATAGTTAAAGCCAAAGGCAAACCACGCAAAAGTGCAAAACCCAATACAGTGCAGAAAAGTACCATGAAGAAAAGGAAATCagtgtaa